The sequence TGTGACATTTTATCGAACACCTTACCAACAACATAACacaataatttttagaaaacttAAACGAGTCAAACAGCCAAAACTTCATTGATACAATTTCGAAAGATGAGAAGGAAGCAAACAGAAAAAACATACAACACAACCAatcacacaaaacataaaaaggaaacaaaaaattatgaaacttaCAACACCCACCCTTAACCCAACAAcattaacacaaaaaaaaaaaaaaaaaaaaaaacgaaaagcaataaaaaataCCTGACCACAAAAAGGTAGCAACGTCAACTATGTTTTGGGCGGGAGGAGTTTCACGACCCTTGCAACATCACCCACAACTCCACGAGGTGCTTCCATCTTCAAAGCATTTCATGATCTTGATTGTTTTCCCAAGTGTTCAGTTGTTAAAAACTTGAAGGAAAGGGTATTTTCGGAACCAAATTTCATTAAAAGTAGAGGGGAGGTTCGTGTAATTTTAACTCCACAATCAGGGGGAGTTTTGTAGGGGTTAAAAATGGAGGATAGTTACAAAGATTTgtgtaatttactctaaaataataataaaatcaacacTTTTATGGACTAAACCACTTGGGCACAGAAGACTATTCCTTCAATCTAGGGTTTCTGCAGTCTAACCAATTTCTAAATATGAATTGTTCTAAGGATTAATTGGTTAAGTAATTGACGcattagattaaattattaGAAACACTTTCATGGACTAAACCACTTTCAGACATTATTGTACACTTTCATCTACTTGAGATTTATTGTATGTCACGACAAAccttatttaataaaagatatCTAAAACACTTAAGACTATACCTATGTCTCTTAGAAAAAAGGTGGAGATTTTTCCACTAAGGTTGATATCCCCGACATACAACAATGTGCAAAAGGACTAAGGATCGCCTAGGTCACCAAGGAGAAATGAGTTTATTGAAAGGTTTgcaaaaaatgtgtttttacaaaatatttttcaaagagaaagtTATGATTCCAAGAAAGAGAAGACATTAGGCAACTCTAGAGAATTTGTGAGATAGAGCTAAAAGGCCCCTAGAGGTGAGCGAAGGCACCATCACCCAAACacccatgaacaaaaacaaCCTTCTTCATAGGGAAGGAAAACTCAATCATTCTTGGGTAAGGGAAGAATATTTTAGAGGAACTCCTTCGATAACAAAAGGTAGTTCAACCACTTTTGACCGGTGGTAGTAAGAAGTCATAGTGAGAGAGATGCCTCTCTTGGCTAGAGCTTAACCAGAGATGACAGGTAGCTGGATTATGactaataaaaagataatacaaACCACACATCTTTAGAAACCAATTGGGAAATGTCTTTATGCATGATGTATGTGTGTTTCTTGTGTTAATGTATAAAGGAGTCGTGAGCCTAGTTGCTAGGTAAGTGATGTGAGGCAGGCTTATACATTAGACAAGGACTTGTGTACGATGTGAGCTACCCATGGGGTTTGAAAGAGGATGTATCTCACAAAGAGGCTATGCAGGCCCTAGTTAggcaaaaagaaaatgaaacgaTAAGCATGGTCTCATCTAGTGTGATAGGAAAGTGGGACCCTGGTGAGAGGTTAAAGATTAAGAGTGATGTTTAGGTGCTTTAGTGCATTAGTGACCTTAGTGTTGGTGAAGGAAGTCAACACTAGGTGCCTAAGTTAAGGTTGAGGTAAGGTTCAAGGAGATAGTGGTAATGTTATGATGGAATGATAGTCCTAAGTGTGAgctttaagaaaaaagaaaggagaagCCATGAGAGTTAAAGAAAGGGTCTGTAGAATAGAGTCAACAAAGAGTCCTTAGAGCACTCTCTAAGGCATTATGGCTCATCCTTTTTAGTTTCACTTTTTAAGGGTTAACAAATGGACGCTTACTAGAGATTAGTATAATTGGTACCTCCCAATGCATGGGATTTAGATTATGTTTCATGTATCcctttttcttatgttttgtATAGCATGTAAGTGCGCTTTGTACTAGAtttattcatgtaatcgatgaATAGTTTTAGAATTCCGCTTAGTTAACTCTGATATTCTTATatgctaaatttttaatttagtagTATAAGGAGACAAAAGATAATATCCTCTGGTGTGTTACACCCTTCTCAATCAAGCACATTCAACTCAACCACACATACTCACAACTTTCCTCTCACTCAAGATCAGCTACATAAACAACTCAttgcaaatgaaaaaaaaaaagactctatCTACCACTGTATATTGTATGATGACAAAATAACTTCTCTGCACCAACATACATGCAATTCAATGGCTAAGCATAATggttgtttgtttatttattaaagaattatatatgaatgcattttgtttttaattttttggaaaataatgCTTTCTAAACACAGAAATACACTGATATATGGCAAACTTAGTAATGAAAGTTCAGAACACAAAAGGGCAGTCACTGAAAACAAGAATAATCTGCTGTAGGAGGAAGCCACTTTCATGTTTAAGAGTTTGACAGTTCCTTGGATCTTGAACATCAGCTATGTGACAGTTTCCAAAGTGATCTGCAGCACTTCAAAGAGATAACATATGTCCAGAGAGGATGGCTCATCTAGACTAGTGGAGTTAGTTTCATCCATTATTTGGTGAAGACTTCAAGTTCATGATTCTCTCACCAGAATCTGTGAATAACCAACAGGGAGAGGTAGATCAAGAGGGAGTTATCCCTTTCATATGGTAAAGAAGTCAACTACTTGTTTTACTTTCTTTATCCAAAAGAAGAAAGTCAACTACTTATATTTGATACAACTTTTTTGCTCTTATCTGCCACAACCATAAAAGCCTTAACAAGCTCCTCCTTAACCATGAATAGAACAGAAGCTGCAAAAACACTTTGTACTATCTTTGTGCTCATCCCCTTATAAAAGCCAGGTAGTCCTTCATAACGTATCATTTTAAGTACCGCATCAAAAGTACCTGCATTTATAGACTTAGAAAAGGGAAAGACATGCTTTGACAAAGTGGAATAGTTGGTTTCTTCCTTGTTATCCTTTTTCAAGATAGTAAGTGAAAGGCATAAAGATACAAAAGTTATAGGTTATAATGAAGAAAGTGTACTATAGTTGTCGTGAAAAATGCAAATTTGAACAAAGTAACAACATAGTTTGAAGCCCAGACATATTTTTTGGCCTAAAGTGAATTTTGGAGTCAGACCTCTTCAAGTGAGAAAgagtaacaaaaaaattagggccttacaaaaataaatgtctTTTGCTGAAGCAGGAATCAAATCTCATTCTCCAGAATAATTAGGGAAAAAAACACAGGCAGATTACCACTGCACTACACTAATGATTAAAgttttataaatactaatagtaaatatattttttgttggagaacttctataaaaatgaattgcgtaagctaattttaacttatgagagaagctcaattcattttactttcttattttcttcttgtatgaGTGCTTACAGAAGTTTAAACAGGAccaaaaaaattggataaaacaaaagaaaacatataCAAAATGTCCAAAGGCAAATTAAGTTATACCACATCGATCTAAAAGCAAACCTGAGTATCTATACGAGCTACTTCCACCAATCTCCTGTTTCGCTTGAAGCCTTGACTGTGTGCAAAGAAACATGTAGTAGTATGAGTCATCAGGCATACACGAGTTTTATGATGCATTTATGGTCAAGACTTGAGACCTTGCAGAAAACTGCAAGAGATCAAACTCTATTCTGTTGTCAGGCCATTATCATGCTGAATAGTTAATGACATACAGATTGCAACAAGAAAGACTTGAAGACAGAAAAATATGGAGTTGATTGGTTTCATTGCATGGAATGAATGTGAAGCAATTagtgaagagaaaatgaaggaaCTATTGGAGAATTTACCTTGACAACTAGTAATGGATATGTTGAGACAGTAGCTCCAAGTTTTGCTATTGCTCCCACCAAAAAGACCTTTTTGAAGGACAGGAGGATGCTTATTTACTGATATGCACAGCAAAGGAAGATATACAAACATTtgacataaaacaaataaaaaagttcCCCTACAACATGCTTTCCACATGTATACCTCTAAAGCAGATATACTTGTATTCCCTTGCTTCTTAGCAGCGCgttttgcccttagatgctttaATGAGCTCTCGTAAATCATAAACTGAATTGATGGATTGCATACCTGTGATGAAAATTCCCAGATATATGGAGATTATATGAAAATTCCACATAAACttgaaatatcaaataaataaaaaatgatgatgagACTGACCATAATAAGGGCAGGGATGACACCCTTCCAAAATCCAACTATACCCGCTTCGTTGTAGACTTCGTTAGCCTTTAACCAAAACAAAGATTCATATCAGCATGAACAGAAGTGAAACTGCCAGGACAACCCTATGAGTAATCTATGCCATTTTTCTGGAACAGTATAAGTGTATAACAAATCTATAATTCAACATGAAAGATCATGAATGTAACTGCAGGAGGTAACTCAGCCATTTTCTGTTTCTGACAAAGATAATGGATAAAGCAGAATGTGAAAcaataaatcatttttcaaaataaagaagCCTGAAATTTCTAagcaaaataaaacaacaaaatttctgatagtttaaataattaaatttgttgttTCAACAAAAAATCTAGTGATTAAGAGGAGGAAAAAGACCAACAACAAGAAGAAAATCCACATACAATCCCTGACCAATGTATAGAATAAGAATTTATCCGAGAAGAAAAGTGAAATAAGAAGATACTAACCGCATGTATAGTTCCATATGGCCGAGGTTTTATAGAATCGAGTTCTGACAATTTGTCTTGTAATGTTGAGTCTGCTATGGTGCTTTCAGAAGCAGCCCTCCTTAAAGCTTCTTTCTTTTCGTCCATGATTTTCCTTTGTGCTTGAGTATGAGTCtagaatcaaaatataaaatgtcaCACATAATTGACATTGGACCCAAAACATGGATGCATAGTTTGTGTGTAGCAACAGGGAAATCGAATACTGGCAAGTTTTAAGCATTCAAAATCTATGGATTGTTCCTCTCCTTTTGGTTTTATGCCACATCCAGGCACTTCCATGTGATAAGTACTGAACTTTTGTTACACTTAAGTAACACAACCCAGGTTGTACATGGAATAGCTTGAAATCATGTGCATCCTTGTAATCAAGTATAGGAATGTGAATGAACAGACACTCCAGAGTATAAGAATCTTTATGTGAATTTGTATTTGTCTGTGTTTACTTATACAGACTACactcataaaaaatacaaaaatccaTATCTCTTTAGGTAAGGTTGGTTACATCACATGACAACATTTAACTAAATTAAAGACCAAGCCAAGGTAAACGAGAAGGATTTCATTGGGGTCTTGACACCCAAAGTAAAACTCATTGATATACCTAATATGGATcatttacaaacaaaaaaaccaatgaaaagcaaTCAGAATTATGTTTTACAGACTGCAAGGCTTCAAATAAAATAGTCCAAGAAGAAAATGGAAACATCTGAAAGCACCTGCATCCGAGTCACCAAAACCCATATTGGGTTTGTGAACAACACATTCAAGGACCTGCACAACAGGACAGTTGCAATAAGAATATGAATCAAATAAATAGAAGCTAGGTTCTCTATCACAAACACAACAAACATGAGTATTCTGAAATCCAACATTCAAATAAAAGTGGCATGATGGTGTAATCACCCAGCAATGGCAGCCACAACAAGCCAACCAAACATCCCAACAGTACCATCTCCACGCCCTTTCACCATCCGTGCAGCTGCAATGGCAACTGCCTTGTTCTTAAAAACTTGATAGAAATAGTAGTAAATTCCCTGAAAGCATTGAAATATAAGTGTTTAGATAACCACTCCACAACCCATTGAAAAGCACATAATGTATCATGCCTTTTTTGCTTTTGGTTTTCCACAAGAATTCTCTTTCAGAGGAAATACTGTCTGGGACGCAGTCGAACACTAAATGTGGATATCCTTCTCAATgggattttaattttatccttgTTCATAACGTTAGAGGAGACTAGCCCCTTCTGGTAGACCAAACTGCTATTAGTATCATCTGTTATGTCTTAAACCTTGAATTTTGCATCCAAAACAGGTGAATACTGAATAATGAGCAAAAGCTATTATGGGGTATggttaaaaactgaaaattgaTAACCTGAGAAGCAGCAGTTCCAAGAAGAGAAGGCTTGAGGCCACTATAGAGTCCACCCCAACCCTCAGTTCCAATGACCTGATAAAGGGTCACAAGCAATAA comes from Glycine soja cultivar W05 chromosome 20, ASM419377v2, whole genome shotgun sequence and encodes:
- the LOC114403183 gene encoding peroxisomal nicotinamide adenine dinucleotide carrier-like — encoded protein: MSESNAIANGLAGAGGGIIAQIITYPLQTVNTRQQTERTLKRNKQSLPSNSTTAPGTLLQIFQVIGTEGWGGLYSGLKPSLLGTAASQGIYYYFYQVFKNKAVAIAAARMVKGRGDGTVGMFGWLVVAAIAGSLNVLFTNPIWVLVTRMQTHTQAQRKIMDEKKEALRRAASESTIADSTLQDKLSELDSIKPRPYGTIHAANEVYNEAGIVGFWKGVIPALIMVCNPSIQFMIYESSLKHLRAKRAAKKQGNTSISALEVFLVGAIAKLGATVSTYPLLVVKSRLQAKQEIGGSSSYRYSGTFDAVLKMIRYEGLPGFYKGMSTKIVQSVFAASVLFMVKEELVKAFMVVADKSKKVVSNISS